A region of Takifugu flavidus isolate HTHZ2018 chromosome 2, ASM371156v2, whole genome shotgun sequence DNA encodes the following proteins:
- the LOC130515022 gene encoding cytochrome b-c1 complex subunit Rieske, mitochondrial yields the protein MISLTTRLGALSPYTQATAFTVASPFKTLQPVIFVTGDKVLLDPKKTPLCRESVNGQTPRTGPSVRVSINGSTGVRFAHTDIRIPDFNDYRRPEVLDPNKSSQQSHDSRRTFSYLLTGATTVVGVYAAKTLVTQFVSSMSASADVLALSKIEIKLTDIPEGKNMTFKWRGKPLFVRHRTEKEIATENAVNLADLRDPQHDKDRVMNPRWVIVLGVCTHLGCVPIANAGDYGGYYCPCHGSHYDASGRIRKGPAPLNLEVPYYEFPDDDTVVVG from the exons ATGATTTCTCTTACGACCCGACTAGGGGCTCTTTCCCCTTATACGCAAGCGACAGCGTTCACAGTTGCAAGTCCCTTTAAAACTCTGCAACCTGTGATTTTTGTTACTGGAGATAAGGTGTTGTTGGATCCGAAAAAAACGCCTTTGTGTCGCGAATCTGTAAATGGCCAAACCCCGAGGACAGGCCCTTCTGTCAGAGTTAGCATCAATG GATCTACAGGAGTTCGATTTGCACACACAGATATCAGGATACCAGATTTCAATGACTACAGACGCCCAGAGGTGCTTGACCCCAACAAATCCTCACAGCAAAGCCATGACTCCCGAAGAACATTTTCCTATCTGCTCACAGGAGCCACAACAGTTGTGGGTGTTTATGCTGCCAAAACACTTGTGACACAGTTTGTTTCCTCCATGAGTGCTTCAGCTGATGTGTTGGCCCTCTCCAAGATTGAAATCAAGCTAACTGACATACCAGAAGGAAAAAACATGACTTTCAAATGGAGAGGTAAACCACTGTTTGTTCGCCACCGCACAGAGAAAGAAATTGCCACAGAAAATGCTGTAAACCTAGCAGATCTGCGAGACCCACAACACGACAAGGATAGGGTCATGAATCCCCGCTGGGTCATTGTTCTTGGAGTGTGTACTCATCTAGGGTGTGTGCCCATTGCCAATGCTGGTGATTATGGTGGTTATTACTGCCCCTGTCATGGTTCACACTATGATGCCTCTGGACGCATCAGGAAAGGGCCTGCCCCCCTCAATTTAGAGGTTCCCTATTATGAGTTTCCAGATGATGACACTGTGGTTGTTGGATAA